The following proteins come from a genomic window of Pyxidicoccus sp. MSG2:
- a CDS encoding tetratricopeptide repeat protein yields the protein MSISPSKTLSPAELAKLEHAFASDPSSAAYKPLAEAYLSMGRFMEAMVVCKKGVKAHPNAADPRLLLARVYAEQGKDKKALEEALGALNVQPEDKAALRMAGTLQLKTGETEPGKANLLKAYGADPGDPETVTLLQQYKIDLPRPAAPAPVAAPPVLTPAAPPAPSATQQSAAALASVAATGASQAAPSATARATSAAAPQQRSSGGANAARAEAPAPRPSPQPRRAPVVVEEVDEDEDDEPSTSRRRPASGGRGGKMVTLALLVAIPLFAIGYGWYSSHAKARARELKKTLDVATELLKRDSFDSYKKACEAADKALEVDSDSTVAHGYLAYAYAIRWGEHGGGDDARRKAEEHLAAGKAGKDVSSHLIAAEALIQTYGGKGKEALGKLEETVKGLDAQGRSSSLLYLTQGLIQMNAGDLERGRDSLERAQVLAPDDPRIYAGLGAVYRRLGQDNTAWKNYDFALRYEKDHPESLLGRALLMLEQDSPNYGLAHTMLKKLLETDPPPSPRQLAAAHLARSLLISRVSAEMAALKPDVQQKLSEATGVPLDKDKARAEMLKSEETGFALDKQNPELHLIKGRRLLAENNFDAAAEEIRKAIRVDGTRAQFHVELAKALMGKQGGEKEAAEALVTALKTMGDSPKLVVMLGNAYRRQGKLDEALTQYQRAVKDPKAKNPEARLAMGAIYRERSDWPKAQEQLEKASQEFVGQADRAAMALTELARVYQGKGDTAKADETYQRALNADEGYSPAYYFYATLLSKDAKQGAKAKMLAQEYLKREPSGEHVNAARALAGS from the coding sequence ATGTCTATCTCCCCCTCTAAGACGTTGAGCCCGGCAGAGCTCGCGAAGCTGGAGCACGCCTTCGCTTCCGATCCCTCGTCCGCCGCCTACAAACCCCTCGCCGAGGCGTACCTGAGCATGGGGCGCTTCATGGAGGCGATGGTCGTCTGCAAGAAGGGGGTGAAGGCGCATCCGAACGCCGCCGACCCGCGCCTGCTGCTCGCCCGCGTCTACGCGGAGCAGGGCAAGGACAAGAAGGCGCTGGAAGAGGCGCTCGGCGCGCTCAATGTGCAGCCCGAGGACAAGGCCGCGCTGCGGATGGCCGGCACCCTCCAGTTGAAGACGGGCGAGACGGAGCCCGGCAAGGCCAACCTGCTCAAGGCGTACGGCGCGGATCCGGGTGACCCGGAGACCGTGACGCTCCTGCAGCAGTACAAGATCGACCTGCCCCGGCCCGCGGCGCCCGCGCCCGTGGCCGCGCCCCCGGTGCTCACGCCGGCCGCGCCCCCGGCTCCGTCCGCCACCCAGCAGTCCGCCGCCGCCCTTGCGAGCGTCGCGGCGACGGGGGCCTCGCAGGCGGCGCCCTCCGCCACGGCCCGGGCCACTTCGGCCGCCGCTCCGCAGCAGCGCTCGTCGGGCGGTGCCAACGCGGCCCGCGCGGAAGCTCCGGCGCCCCGTCCCTCGCCGCAGCCGCGCCGCGCACCGGTGGTGGTGGAAGAGGTGGACGAGGACGAGGACGACGAGCCTTCGACGTCGCGCCGCCGCCCGGCCTCGGGTGGTCGCGGCGGGAAGATGGTGACGCTGGCGCTGCTGGTGGCCATCCCGCTGTTCGCCATCGGCTACGGCTGGTACTCGTCGCACGCGAAGGCGCGCGCCCGCGAGCTGAAGAAGACGCTGGACGTGGCCACCGAGCTGCTCAAGCGCGACTCGTTCGACAGCTACAAGAAGGCCTGTGAGGCGGCGGACAAGGCGCTGGAGGTGGACTCCGACTCCACCGTGGCGCACGGCTACCTGGCCTACGCGTACGCCATCCGCTGGGGTGAGCACGGCGGCGGCGACGACGCGCGCCGCAAGGCCGAGGAGCACCTGGCCGCGGGCAAGGCGGGCAAGGACGTCAGCTCGCACCTCATCGCCGCCGAGGCCCTCATCCAGACGTACGGGGGCAAGGGCAAGGAAGCGCTGGGCAAGCTCGAGGAGACGGTGAAGGGGCTGGACGCACAGGGCCGCTCCAGCTCGCTGCTCTACCTGACGCAGGGCCTCATCCAGATGAACGCCGGTGACCTGGAGCGCGGGCGGGACAGCCTGGAGCGCGCGCAGGTGCTGGCGCCGGACGACCCGCGCATCTACGCGGGGCTGGGCGCCGTGTACCGCCGCCTGGGCCAGGACAACACCGCCTGGAAGAACTACGACTTCGCCCTCCGGTACGAGAAGGACCACCCGGAGTCGCTGCTGGGCCGCGCGCTGCTGATGCTGGAGCAGGACTCGCCCAACTACGGGCTGGCCCACACCATGCTGAAGAAGCTGCTGGAGACCGACCCGCCGCCGTCGCCGCGCCAGCTGGCGGCCGCGCACCTGGCCCGCTCGCTGCTCATCAGCCGCGTGTCGGCGGAGATGGCGGCGCTGAAGCCGGATGTGCAGCAGAAGCTGTCCGAGGCCACCGGCGTGCCGCTGGACAAGGACAAGGCACGCGCGGAGATGCTCAAGAGCGAGGAGACCGGCTTCGCGCTCGACAAGCAGAACCCGGAGCTGCACCTCATCAAGGGCCGCCGGCTGCTGGCGGAGAACAACTTCGACGCGGCCGCCGAGGAGATTCGCAAGGCCATCCGCGTGGACGGCACGCGCGCCCAGTTCCACGTCGAGCTGGCCAAGGCCCTCATGGGCAAGCAGGGTGGCGAGAAGGAAGCCGCCGAGGCGCTCGTGACGGCCCTCAAGACGATGGGAGACAGCCCCAAGCTCGTCGTCATGCTGGGCAACGCCTACCGCCGCCAGGGCAAGCTGGACGAGGCCCTCACCCAGTACCAGCGCGCGGTGAAGGACCCCAAGGCGAAGAACCCCGAGGCGCGGCTGGCCATGGGCGCCATCTACCGCGAGCGCTCGGACTGGCCGAAGGCGCAGGAGCAGCTGGAGAAGGCGAGCCAGGAGTTCGTCGGCCAGGCCGACCGCGCGGCCATGGCCCTCACCGAGCTGGCGCGCGTCTACCAGGGCAAGGGTGACACGGCGAAGGCGGACGAGACGTACCAGCGCGCCCTCAACGCCGACGAGGGCTACAGCCCGGCCTACTACTTCTACGCCACCCTGCTGTCGAAGGACGCCAAGCAGGGCGCCAAGGCGAAGATGCTGGCCCAGGAGTACCTGAAGCGCGAGCCGAGCGGCGAGCATGTCAACGCCGCCCGCGCCCTGGCCGGGAGCTGA